The window GCTTCCCCTTATTTTTATGCCTTCCTTATATTCCATCATCATAGGTGAAATGACCATGTTTTTTTCAGTATAAAAACTGGGATATATGGTGTGAAGAAAGCACTGAAGAGTTGGGTCTCCCCAAAAGGAAATGCTTCCATGGACTTGACTGTAGAGACTACACTTAATTCGGCCATGCCCTCCTACTGCCTAAGTAGAGATTTTCAGTAAGGGAGAGTCTGTAAGGGATCATCTTACTTCTACCTGCCAGGTCATCTCTTGTGGTTCTCTACCTCTTGTCAAATTTGTTGAGTAGATTACTTTGGTAACTCTGCTAACATAATGGGACCCCCAGGACATTCCCATGGTTTGGAGAAATTATCATGAAACAAGACCTTCCTACCCGTACAGGTTTGGCAGACCCAGAAGAGCATGAACTCAGATCAGTTACCCTCTTCTTGGGGCTTTTTCTCAACTATCAGGTCTTTTTATTGAGGGGCACAGGACTCTTATAAAAATTTCCTAGAGCCCAAGGACAACCCAAATCCACAGATAGTTATCTAATGAAGGAGCATTATTTACTTTGTAGATCAAGTACATGGATGTCTGTCCCATTTTCCAAGATGTCGTCTTCAGACCTCAAATTTTCTAGCTTGCCATTCTGTCTTTCTTCCAGCTGCCCTTTTagttttttaatctgaaaaaccCAAATCCATCCATTACTTTCTTCATATCAGGACTGAATCAATACACttgaatcaataaaaaaagataagtaaaTTTAATATATCTAATTGGCCAATCTTGTTATGATATGACTTAATATTTCTGCTGCCtgaactcatttcatttttagtatTATACAAGCTCAGAAAATCTATAAATAGATGTAGCCTCACAGTTTCTCTTTTATAAACAAATATCAACTAATACTCTTCTCAAGATGCAGTACCATATTTGCTCTCTATCTCATCTCCAGGCACAGACTATGACTCGCTCTTGGGGAAAGTCTATTAGCAAAGCTGGTTTAACTAAATGCTTATGAATTGAAGAGTGAGTAAAATAGTCTTGAGTGGCCTCTGATACTGAGGGGTTATCTATTGACCCAGCACTTATTAAGCAGAGAACCATGAAATGGTTCACTTTAAGCCCCCATCCCTCCACTCATGAACATGTGggtatagacacacacacatttatattgaCCCATATGTACCTTTCATTAGGATTTCTATAGAAATTAAGATTAAGTACCTATAGAAATTAAGTACCTATAGAAATAAGTACACCCTCAATGAAATCTGTTGATCAGATTGTAGATATAGATGTCACTTAGAGACACCTTGGCTAATATTTAGGAAAGAGGGGTTATACCCTTTTGTATCTAGAGCCTTAATTTGACCATCATAGAAAAGGGCCATGGTTTCCATGTCTCAATTCCAGTCAATATTAATGACTTGGCTTGTATACATTAATTACTCAGACAATGCTGGATGCTTGAATGGACAAAAATGTTGGCTCTAGAGGGTCACGGGATCATAGATCTAGTGTTGGATGGGAACCTCAGAGGCTTTCTCATTTGTAGAGGAGGATGCTGAGACCCAAGGTGGTTAAGTGACCTCTCCAAAGTCAGGAAGGTAATCAGAATgaagagggaggatttgaaccaagatcctCTGACCTTACTGAATTCTTAGGGACTGCATCTTTCCTTAATGCTGTGGGAACTCTCCCACCAAGAACAATCTAAATGAATCAAGGGATTCTTCCCTGTTACCCATTCTGGTCTCTGAATCTACATTCTCAGAAACTTCTTTCATGTATAAAAGTCTTCAAAGATACTTCATTTCCAAGtgttttacccccccccccccccacgtgGAATTTCTGAGTGAATTAACATTTTTGTAATCACTGGAGTGAATCCTTTGAGGGAGATTATAAAAATTCCTTCTGTCATTATTAAGAAGAAAACCATCTGAATGGGGCAGGTTCAGAATAATGCTGTTTGATACCATTGAGCCTATGGGGGCCTACGGTTGGCCAAAAATTGTCAGCCTCTGGGGTAGTCATCCAAAGATAGTGGCCAGATTCGTTACCTATTGGGTGAATGAATGTGACATCACCTTTGCTTTCAGACAATAATCTGTTTTGAGGTGACTAGGAACACCTACTTATCGGGTACAGCAATTGGTCAATTTTTTCCGTCTGATGTGGGTTGCTGTTCTTTGAGTTGAGGATGGAAATCATGCAGAAGAGAGAGGAGGGGCTAGAAACACATCAAGTAATAGAAAATGTGTTACCTGTTCTAATAAGCATTCTCGTTCATCAACAAGGTTTTTCAGCCTAAtgtctaaaaaggaaaaagagaaaaaccatagGTTTCAGTGCTGGGTCAGTTCAGCTTCGCTTAGCACAGAGaatgtaaaaatggaaaagaatgatcATGCGGGTTAGCCACATTGGTGATAAAGGGAGTTATGGTGCACGTACCACAATGAATGAAGTCACAGACAGGATGGGGGGAGACGTACGGCTATGGGAAGTTTGGGCCAGCATCCCGAACATGCCGGACACAGCAGGGGTAGCGTATCCGGCTGCATGGCACAGGCTAGTCTTCTACGTTAGGGTTAGCATGCAAGGACTCTAGGGCCAAACACAACTGCAACACAAAATCTCACAAGCTTCATGGTTTAACATCATTAAGAAAGGAGCATTTGCACCATTTAGAATCCCAGCTGAGTATCATCACAGGACCTTGGAGAGTTCCTCTCCCCCATCATCCCTCTCTCACATATTAATTATCTATAATAACTCATAATAACTAGTGCTTTTATGCTGTGTTTGCTCTTTGGGCTGGTGAGTTGTGATTTCATAGGCACTGGAAATGCCTTCTACCACTGAGTGCCAGTCCCTCCTCTTCAACACCTCATCAGCCTGGAGCTCTGGGGGAAAGGACTTGTCTGGGTCTTCCAGGGTGCAAGGTTGAATTTGTACCATCTATCCTTTCAGATAACCCAAATAACATGAATTTGAACAGGAGAATGTTAATGTTCTGACTTTCTAAAAGAAGAATAGTCCAGGCATGTTCAAAGTTTATACAAAAcattcctcctcctcatcattcCCATGTTACAGGTGAGCTTGCCCAACACAATTTCCCCAGTTCCCACCCCCACACCCCAAGCTGCATTGGCAGTGTATTCAGGCAAACTTGGTAAATTCTCCATCCCATGGACATGGCCTCTTGGATTTTGTCAACCCAAAGAATAAGGAAACCAGGTGGAATTCCTCCTTACCAGGGAGTCTATTTCTTATGGACAGATCACCTTTAGCCTCCAAATCTCTgtccaacatttattaaaccagGTGACAGGAAAACCAAGAGAGTCTCTATGTGAAAATCTCTAGTGTGATGTGCCTAAGAAGAACTGTCATCAGCAGTAAATGACTTCTGGCTAATCTATCATCTGGATTCTTCAGACTCTCCTCCATTTTGTGAAAAGAAACAAGTATTAATGGCATTTAACTTGAATCAACAATTAGTTTTTCCATTCTTCCCCATTTTAAATCTCAGATGAACACATTCACTGACTGCCTCAGAGAGCATCATTACCCAGCACCCTTTGTCTCTGGAGAAAGAGTTAAACTTGGATCTGCCTCAACCCGCAGGTCTATTTAAATTCACAAGAATTACAGTATGCAAGATGGTGAGAGGCCAGTTGGATTTTGGACAATAGTGGAAGGTTCTTTTCAGGGTACCCAAGACTGTTAACCTTATTTTCCTGCCTGTgatattgtgtgatcttggacaaggaATAGAATCATAAGTCAAAGACTTAATgctaggagggaccttagaagctAGGAAAATCCAATTTGCTTGTTTTATAGCCAAGGAAATGAAGATTCAGGAGAAGTTATCACACCACTAGTAAGTATCCTGGttttaggatttgaactcggttctTCCTGATAGTTTTTACCATGTTGCCTAAGATTTATTTCTTCCTAGTCTCAACTGAGATCTCATTGTAAAAAGGATATaatgagaatctacctcccaaggttgtgagtttcaaatgagatcatttttaaaatagtaaatctttagatgagaaaattgcCAGGGACCCAAGGAAGAATCACTATTTGTAAACAAAGATAAAATCTGGCCAAATCCTTTTGGGTATTAAAATAGTAGGATGGGGGTGGATAATGGGACTTGGGGGTTCTTTGTATTCATTTAATGGGTACCAGTGATATTAAAAAACTCAGAAATTCAAACCTAGGACATGCTTCCACTTTTCTGTATGACTCAATAAAAGCAGAAAATCCAACCTGGAACATGCTTTCACTTTTTTGTATGATTCAGAGCTGGAGAGAAGCCTGACCCTCTCATCTGGGCCACGTGGAACTAGAACTTCAAGGGCATAATGACTCCAGGTCACATGGGCTCCCCCCTTTGGAGGCTGGGACTCTGGCACCTAAAAAATGTGCCAGCCTCCTCAGGCTGGGAGAGCTGGTGACAACAGATGCCCTTGGTTCAGCTGAGGTATTCAGACTGTCCTCCTAGGCTTCCTTCCTTTGCAGCTTTGGGATGGCCCTGTACCTACTGTCAGTCATAGGACTACTACCTCTAAAGTCACATTTTTCAGAAATATATGTATGGCATCAACACCCTCAAAGGAATTGCCTTTCAATCAAGTGGTCAATCAATCAAACATTAAGCACTTGCTGAATCCTGGACTAGACTCCggggagaaaaagacaaaagtgaaacagttccAGCCTTCCAGAAGCTTACAGTGAAGCTGAGACTTTGCATGCAATGCCcagaatttttttgcaaggcagtggagttaagtgacttgcctaaggccacacagctagctaattattaagtatctgaggtctgatttgaactcaggtcttcctgactccctaaTGCCTAGATATCAATCAAATTTATGACATCTCTTTAGAAGGCTTGTCTCATCTGTGACCTTGGTCCCAAGCTGAAATGCAGTTTTCCAAATAGAAATATATTCCATATCCACAGACCCCACAAACTCTTGCTTGGGGCCTATCACATATCCTGAATCTCTCTATTGGAGGCTGTTTCTGAGCTTTGTGCTCACAAAGTTATCTGCCATCACTACCCTCTCAAAACTGACCTCATCCTCTTTTCCTTAGGGGAGTTCTTCTTCCTAATTCCCCTATGTCTGTTCACAACAACATCATTCAGTCAATTTTCTGGGCTGGAATTTATCTGCTTGTTGAGGGACATGTGATAAAGGGGATTTTTAGTAAGGTTGAGTTGGAATAgatgggaggagagggaggaaaataaaCATCAAGCACCTGCTGTATGCTCACTTGACTGAGTTTATTGTTTTACTGATGGTGTCTAAGGGCCCTTCCATCACGGAGATGCTATGGTTCCTTGCTGTCATCTTTCACTCCTTTTCCCTCATCTTTGCTTTTGGGGTCACATAAATGTACCCCATCCTTTGATTTTTCCCATTGTCTCTTTTAACTTCTGGccattcctttccatttccactTCCACAGATCGTCCAGGTTTATAGCTTCTATGGTAATCTCCCCTTTCTAGTCTTCATCAACTGCTCTGGCTGGATCACTCTTGCTAACCTACAACTCTGTTCATGCATCATCAGGATTTCTCCAAATGTCCAGACTAGTCCTTGAGGTCCTCAAAATTGGccttcttcctatctttccagactcATCTCATGCCATAATTTCCTTCCCACATGGCCAAATGGACTACCAACGTGTCCCCAATGCTGTCCAGGGTCTTCTTGAGTCtctctctgcttccattttttcccatgaTTGTACTGCTCTTCTTCCCCACACTCCACTGAAATTTGACTCATCTTTCAAGATTCATTTCATATGACCTCCTTATCAAACTGTCCCTTGTCTCTTGCCTTACTACCCCTCCCCTATCTACAGGAGGTTTCTGCAGATTATATAGTAAAAGGCCTTGCATATGGTATGCATTTGATATCTATGCATTAGATGAAGGAGTGAATGGTGTTCTTGGAAATCTAAAATCTGTTACTTCTCTATCAGGAAGTGGATAGAATGATTCATCATCTATCCGCCTGATTTCAAAATGGTTTGCCTTTTGGGGTTGTTATtcatgtataaattattctcccaTTTCTGCCCAATTCATTCTCTGTCAGttaataaaactcttccaaattgttaatattgatattatagtaaccattgttttgctgattctgctcccttcattctgcatcaattcatttaagtctttccatgtctCTTTGCAATCATCTACTTCCTCATTTCTTGGAGCCCAGTagagttccatcacattcacatactcCGGTTTGTAAAGTCATTCCCCATCTCAGAAGCTtgttttagtttccaattgggTTTTTTgggtcaccacaaaaagagcagtTACGAATAATTTTGTCTGTATAAAACCTTATACTACTCATTTAACTCTTTTAAATACAGGTCTAGCAGCTGGGTCAGGTCTAgcagctgggtcaaagggcatgtaccatttaagtaattttttgtgAATAACTCCAAACTGCCATCTAGAATGGCCATACCATTGATAGGGCAATGATTCCAGGATGAAAATGATGAAACATATTATCCCTCTTCTAATAAAGAGGTGCAGAATGAGGCATGTATGTCTTATTTGATACATacaatgagtcattttttttctttcattggggagggggaagagaatcagttggaagaagagaaaacaatttttgtaaaTTAATGAAACCACTAAAAAATAGAGAGATGGGAAGGAGCTACAGATGTGGAATATTGCCTacattttcagatgaggtcatTGTAGTCTTAGTTTTGTCTCGTCATCCGTGAATGTTTGTAACATGAAAATAAagagggaaggaagtgagattgcATCTAGAAATGACCCAAGGCAGTGACCTCTCCAAAAGTCATGCAGAACCATGTCATGGCCTTTCAAGATACTGTCATGTTCCTTAAGTCTGATTAAGTCAATCCAATGTTTCTTCCATTTTGACATTCCAGATgcatcctcctcctctcttctattTCCTCAATATCCTCCCCCAGAAGCTATGAGGACAGTAACACTCAAATTTGTATAATACTTACAGTTTGCCAAATACTTTCATGTTCATTAGACCATTTGAAACAGAAACTAAAACCCAAAATGTTTAATAGTCACAAACACCTTCTTTGTGAAGGTACATACGCCAAGGGCCAGTAGGAATCAACTTATAAATATGTCTATTTTTAATGAAGACAAGGTGAATGTGGGAGGAGACAGTGGAAGCACGGAAGCAAATATTAGTCCTAGAAAGATTATTCATGTTACAAAGATTGTGCATCagtctttgaaaatgataaaatgcctttatttcaattatatacatTTATCTCATATACCTCACATGTTGATAAACTTTGATCTAGTAAGTATTCAATGATTTTGTAACAGCTATAAAAACAACAGAAACATATCCATGATAAATGGCAATACATTCATGTATGAATACACTTTGATTTTAATattcaaaaacatttcaaaaggACATTTCATTATGCAGTAAACACACGGTTAAGAACGTACCAGCAAAACAGAGTTGATAGTGCAAGTGGCAGTCAAAAACAATTCAACTGTTTATAACCTCTCTTGCTCATTAGGAGTTAGAACACAGTGAGGATTACAACTTTTGGTATAACATTTGTTAATGAGGGTTAGACACTCAAGGAGGATTAGCCAAAAGATAAAGGGTATTTTCCAAGAGAAGCTATCATTTCAAAAGTATGCTCCTGCTAGAAATTAAAAGTTCTAGGAAACGAATTTAAACAAATTACTTTTTTGGGGAGAAAAACCCATCTCAGTAGcattgtaaataaaatatatattagataGGCAATGtacacataaaatgaaataattttccctcaaacaaatttatatatatatatatgtatatatatatatgtgtatatatatatatacatatatatatacatacatatatacatatatatatatatatatgtatatatatatatatatatatatatatatatatatatatatgattggtAATAAGGCCTCCAAGGCTTGATCTAGACTGGGTAAAGGTGCCCAGAGCAGCAGGTACAGGTGTGTAATCTGACCTTGTCTCCAGGTCTTGAAGACATCAGAGGCTTCATTGCCTAATGAAATTCCATTTCCGTAAAGCACAAACCTTATTACTCAGTGACCTAAATATTATTTGGCAGCTTATTGCCTTGAAATCATCTGTGGTATCTGTCTCAATGTGCCTATTGAAATAAATATACCAGGAATGATAAATAGAAGGCACTGGAATTGGAGACAAACCCAAGTGAGAATCATCACAGATAGAGGGCTATTTGGTCTTTACACTAAGATGGCCATATGTATCTataggcgggggggggggggggggacagaaatGAAGGATATTGAGGCTGCCTTGACTTTGATTAGAAAACTAAAGGAATGAACATGAATGCTAATTATTTGGTTCTTTGGTCATCCTTTCAACCTGAGCTCATGGTAATACAGTCATGCCCCCCCACTCCTCTTTAAAAATCTATACATAGATTGACTAAACCGGACAGAGATGAAATAGGCATCTACAGAAATCTTTGTGATGGAGAGTAGTGAATGGCTTGGTCACACAGCGTGTACAGTCCAACCTAGGTTCTAGAGCTGTCACCAGGAGAGAAGACCCCTAAGTTTTTCTATAATGTGACTTAATCTGCAAAGTGTGACTCTCCCCTTCTAGCTGTCTTCCTACAATAACAGCTGCTGTGAGCCTCCTGCCTTGACTCATGACAAGGagcattcttctttatttttatctttcccctTAGTGGTCTTACCCTGGGCATCCTCATTGCTTTTTGCCTTGAAGCTGCCCACTGGGTCTTTGGATTCATCGCTGTCTAGACTATTGCTTTCTAATGCTTCCTCAGCCTTCTCTGGCTGTTCATCTGACTGCTCACAGTCATCCTCAATCTTCTCAGGGGGTGAACTATCATTAGGGGATGATGGCACATCTTCATTTTCAGACCCACTGACCGATGTTCCTTTGTTCTCCAGTCTGGATATCTGGCTTTGCTCTGTTGTTTTCTTGGCAGGATTATCACTTGGGACAGACTCTTCTCCTACTCCTCCAGCCTTGGCAACTTCCGAGGAACTGACTTCTCCCTTTCCACCAGCTTCTGATGGATGGGCTGCATCATTACCAAGCTCAGATGCTTTGCCATCACCAATtaggtttccttcaagattctttGCTTTATCAGCTTCCTGATTTGGTTCATCCTCTACATTGGTTTTGACTTCTTCTGGACAATCCATATATTCATCAAGATCGGTCCTTGTTTCCAACTTCTCCTCTTGGACTATCCCATCAAGGACATCTTGGGTTTGACTCTTGGCCTCCACcttcacttcctcctcctcctcttcctcctctgtgTTTTGGAAGACTAACTCTTTCTTAACCTTTTCGGGAGAGTCTACagggggtgatttttttttcttgtttttcttcctcttgtttttgGACTTTTTGGATGAGGAGTCACCCATCTCCCCTTTCTGGCCATCTCTTTCTGCTGTGGGGACATTCTGGTGTGAGCATTCATTTTTGCCAGTTGTGACCTTCCTGTCCATTTTTTCTGACTGTCCGTTCTTGATTTTTGGAGAAGGTGGAATTGTCTGGGTGAGCTCATCCTCtatgaactcattttctttctctttattttcttcacctTTTGTGAGATTGGTACATTTTTCATCCCCACTAGCTGCTCCATCTTTAACCCCTTTGCTGTCTGCTTTTGTGTCTACCTTGGCCATCTCTTCAGGCAAGTTTTCTGAATGATTCTCACTTAGTTCCTCTATCACTGTGTCTTTTCTTTTGGTATCTGGTGTCCCCAAAAGATCAGTTTCCTGAGCTAATTTCCTACTACTCTCTTTGTCCTCTTCTACTaatactttcttttcattttgagcATCTAAAGAACTGCATATGTCTTGACTAATCAGATCACCTGGAAAATGAGGGCTCCCTGCAGTTTCCTGATTCTGATCAATATTATTACTCTTTAAGCCATTGAGGTGATTGGATTCTACACTAGCCTCTACTCTGTCCCCACCCTCACTGGGTTCAACTTGCTCAATGGTGTTTTCCGGGATAGAATGAGTCTCTAGCATATGGGTTGGATCCTTGGCTAATGTTTCTGGCACCATGGCATGGTCTTGCGGGGGGCTTTCTGCCTCTGCATTCCCATGAGAAGATAAGGCCTTTGTGTCCACACCTGCCTCTGCAGAATCCGCCTGGGGCTGCTCACGCTCAGGATTCTGCAAGACCGCGCTTTCCCCCACTTTGTCCACATTCTCACTGGCCACCTCCACTTCACTGGCTCTTCCTAAAAGACCATTGGAAAAATTGAAGGGACCACAAGATGTGGCAACCACT is drawn from Macrotis lagotis isolate mMagLag1 chromosome 5, bilby.v1.9.chrom.fasta, whole genome shotgun sequence and contains these coding sequences:
- the LRRFIP1 gene encoding leucine-rich repeat flightless-interacting protein 1 isoform X19, giving the protein MEMGTQGSGRRRLPPRERLSAEDDALSQIAREAEARLAAKRAARAEAREIRMKELERQQKEIYQVQKKYYGLDTKWGDIEQWMEESERYSHRFRRNPSASDEDERMSVGSRGSLRVEERPEKDFAEKGSRNMPSLSAATLASLGGTSSRRGSGDTSISVDTEASMREIKDSLAEVEEKYKKAMVSNAQLDNEKTNFMYQVDTLKDALLELEEQLAESRRQYEEKNKEFERQKHAHSVLQFQFAEAKEALKQREEMLVKHGIILNSEITTNGEPLDNLSHMSHLGSSKMSQEETNALKSSSDGTLGRASEVEVASENVDKVGESAVLQNPEREQPQADSAEAGVDTKALSSHGNAEAESPPQDHAMVPETLAKDPTHMLETHSIPENTIEQVEPSEGGDRVEASVESNHLNGLKSNNIDQNQETAGSPHFPGDLISQDICSSLDAQNEKKVLVEEDKESSRKLAQETDLLGTPDTKRKDTVIEELSENHSENLPEEMAKVDTKADSKGVKDGAASGDEKCTNLTKGEENKEKENEFIEDELTQTIPPSPKIKNGQSEKMDRKVTTGKNECSHQNVPTAERDGQKGEMGDSSSKKSKNKRKKNKKKKSPPVDSPEKVKKELVFQNTEEEEEEEEVKVEAKSQTQDVLDGIVQEEKLETRTDLDEYMDCPEEVKTNVEDEPNQEADKAKNLEGNLIGDGKASELGNDAAHPSEAGGKGEVSSSEVAKAGGVGEESVPSDNPAKKTTEQSQISRLENKGTSVSGSENEDVPSSPNDSSPPEKIEDDCEQSDEQPEKAEEALESNSLDSDESKDPVGSFKAKSNEDAQGKTTKGKDKNKEECSLS
- the LRRFIP1 gene encoding leucine-rich repeat flightless-interacting protein 1 isoform X18; the protein is MEMGTQGSGRRRLPPRERLSAEDDALSQIAREAEARLAAKRAARAEAREIRMKELERQQKEIYQVQKKYYGLDTKWGDIEQWMEESERYSHRFRRNPSASDEDERMSVGSRGSLRVEERPEKDFAEKGSRNMPSLSAATLASLGGTSSRRGSGDTSISVDTEASMREIKEINELKDQIQDVEGKYMQGLKEMKDSLAEVEEKYKKAMVSNAQLDNEKTNFMYQVDTLKDALLELEEQLAESRRQYEEKNKEFERQKHAHSVLQFQFAEAKEALKQREEMLVKHGIILNSEITTNGEPLDNLSHMSHLGSSKMSQEETNALKSSSDGTLGRASEVEVASENVDKVGESAVLQNPEREQPQADSAEAGVDTKALSSHGNAEAESPPQDHAMVPETLAKDPTHMLETHSIPENTIEQVEPSEGGDRVEASVESNHLNGLKSNNIDQNQETAGSPHFPGDLISQDICSSLDAQNEKKVLVEEDKESSRKLAQETDLLGTPDTKRKDTVIEELSENHSENLPEEMAKVDTKADSKGVKDGAASGDEKCTNLTKGEENKEKENEFIEDELTQTIPPSPKIKNGQSEKMDRKVTTGKNECSHQNVPTAERDGQKGEMGDSSSKKSKNKRKKNKKKKSPPVDSPEKVKKELVFQNTEEEEEEEEVKVEAKSQTQDVLDGIVQEEKLETRTDLDEYMDCPEEVKTNVEDEPNQEADKAKNLEGNLIGDGKASELGNDAAHPSEAGGKGEVSSSEVAKAGGVGEESVPSDNPAKKTTEQSQISRLENKGTSVSGSENEDVPSSPNDSSPPEKIEDDCEQSDEQPEKAEEALESNSLDSDESKDPVGSFKAKSNEDAQGKTTKGKDKNKEECSLS
- the LRRFIP1 gene encoding leucine-rich repeat flightless-interacting protein 1 isoform X14; translated protein: MEMGTQGSGRRRLPPRERLSAEDDALSQIAREAEARLAAKRAARAEAREIRMKELERQQKEIYQVQKKYYGLDTKWGDIEQWMEESERYSHRFRRNPSASDEDERMSVGSRGSLRVEERPEKDFAEKGSRNMPSLSAATLASLGGTSSRRGSGDTSISVDTEASMREIKEINELKDQIQDVEGKYMQGLKEMKDSLAEVEEKYKKAMVSNAQLDNEKTNFMYQVDTLKDALLELEEQLAESRRQYEEKNKEFERQKHAHSVLQFQFAEAKEALKQREEMLVEIRQLQQKQESYSREVSDLQETIEWKDKKIGALERQKEYFDSIRSERDELRAEAILLKEELKKHGIILNSEITTNGEPLDNLSHMSHLGSSKMSQEETNALKSSSDGTLGRASEVEVASENVDKVGESAVLQNPEREQPQADSAEAGVDTKALSSHGNAEAESPPQDHAMVPETLAKDPTHMLETHSIPENTIEQVEPSEGGDRVEASVESNHLNGLKSNNIDQNQETAGSPHFPGDLISQDICSSLDAQNEKKVLVEEDKESSRKLAQETDLLGTPDTKRKDTVIEELSENHSENLPEEMAKVDTKADSKGVKDGAASGDEKCTNLTKGEENKEKENEFIEDELTQTIPPSPKIKNGQSEKMDRKVTTGKNECSHQNVPTAERDGQKGEMGDSSSKKSKNKRKKNKKKKSPPVDSPEKVKKELVFQNTEEEEEEEEVKVEAKSQTQDVLDGIVQEEKLETRTDLDEYMDCPEEVKTNVEDEPNQEADKAKNLEGNLIGDGKASELGNDAAHPSEAGGKGEVSSSEVAKAGGVGEESVPSDNPAKKTTEQSQISRLENKGTSVSGSENEDVPSSPNDSSPPEKIEDDCEQSDEQPEKAEEALESNSLDSDESKDPVGSFKAKSNEDAQGKTTKGKDKNKEECSLS
- the LRRFIP1 gene encoding leucine-rich repeat flightless-interacting protein 1 isoform X13, with the translated sequence MEMGTQGSGRRRLPPRERLSAEDDALSQIAREAEARLAAKRAARAEAREIRMKELERQQKEIYQVQKKYYGLDTKWGDIEQWMEESERYSHRFRRNPSASDEDERMSVGSRGSLRSQADLDYAGAYPVVEERPEKDFAEKGSRNMPSLSAATLASLGGTSSRRGSGDTSISVDTEASMREIKEINELKDQIQDVEGKYMQGLKEMKDSLAEVEEKYKKAMVSNAQLDNEKTNFMYQVDTLKDALLELEEQLAESRRQYEEKNKEFERQKHAHSVLQFQFAEAKEALKQREEMLVEIRQLQQKQESYSREVSDLQETIEWKDKKIGALERQKEYFDSIRSERDELRAEAILLKEELKKHGIILNSEITTNGEPLDNLSHMSHLGSSKMSQEETNALKSSSDGTLGRASEVEVASENVDKVGESAVLQNPEREQPQADSAEAGVDTKALSSHGNAEAESPPQDHAMVPETLAKDPTHMLETHSIPENTIEQVEPSEGGDRVEASVESNHLNGLKSNNIDQNQETAGSPHFPGDLISQDICSSLDAQNEKKVLVEEDKESSRKLAQETDLLGTPDTKRKDTVIEELSENHSENLPEEMAKVDTKADSKGVKDGAASGDEKCTNLTKGEENKEKENEFIEDELTQTIPPSPKIKNGQSEKMDRKVTTGKNECSHQNVPTAERDGQKGEMGDSSSKKSKNKRKKNKKKKSPPVDSPEKVKKELVFQNTEEEEEEEEVKVEAKSQTQDVLDGIVQEEKLETRTDLDEYMDCPEEVKTNVEDEPNQEADKAKNLEGNLIGDGKASELGNDAAHPSEAGGKGEVSSSEVAKAGGVGEESVPSDNPAKKTTEQSQISRLENKGTSVSGSENEDVPSSPNDSSPPEKIEDDCEQSDEQPEKAEEALESNSLDSDESKDPVGSFKAKSNEDAQGKTTKGKDKNKEECSLS
- the LRRFIP1 gene encoding leucine-rich repeat flightless-interacting protein 1 isoform X5; translated protein: MQKKEIDCLSPEAQKLAEARLAAKRAARAEAREIRMKELERQQKEIYQVQKKYYGLDTKWGDIEQWMEESERYSHRFRRNPSASDEDERMSVGSRGSLRSQADLDYAGAYPVQTNGYDGDLYGSSSLNRKSSRSSRSSMESKVPSRLSSREEKLGSYYSDLGFSCNSLTSRPQTASQNGARSSFLYRDVKAAQCYRASLYEDSIYSGSRRYSASNSHPPSEYSGYLGSGSRASSRASSARASPVVEERPEKDFAEKGSRNMPSLSAATLASLGGTSSRRGSGDTSISVDTEASMREIKEINELKDQIQDVEGKYMQGLKEMKDSLAEVEEKYKKAMVSNAQLDNEKTNFMYQVDTLKDALLELEEQLAESRRQYEEKNKEFERQKHAHSVLQFQFAEAKEALKQREEMLVEIRQLQQKQESYSREVSDLQETIEWKDKKIGALERQKEYFDSIRSERDELRAEAILLKEELKKHGIILNSEITTNGEPLDNLSHMSHLGSSKMSQEETNALKSSSDGTLGRASEVEVASENVDKVGESAVLQNPEREQPQADSAEAGVDTKALSSHGNAEAESPPQDHAMVPETLAKDPTHMLETHSIPENTIEQVEPSEGGDRVEASVESNHLNGLKSNNIDQNQETAGSPHFPGDLISQDICSSLDAQNEKKVLVEEDKESSRKLAQETDLLGTPDTKRKDTVIEELSENHSENLPEEMAKVDTKADSKGVKDGAASGDEKCTNLTKGEENKEKENEFIEDELTQTIPPSPKIKNGQSEKMDRKVTTGKNECSHQNVPTAERDGQKGEMGDSSSKKSKNKRKKNKKKKSPPVDSPEKVKKELVFQNTEEEEEEEEVKVEAKSQTQDVLDGIVQEEKLETRTDLDEYMDCPEEVKTNVEDEPNQEADKAKNLEGNLIGDGKASELGNDAAHPSEAGGKGEVSSSEVAKAGGVGEESVPSDNPAKKTTEQSQISRLENKGTSVSGSENEDVPSSPNDSSPPEKIEDDCEQSDEQPEKAEEALESNSLDSDESKDPVGSFKAKSNEDAQGKTTKGKDKNKEECSLS